One genomic segment of Suricata suricatta isolate VVHF042 chromosome 16, meerkat_22Aug2017_6uvM2_HiC, whole genome shotgun sequence includes these proteins:
- the LOC115281200 gene encoding vomeronasal type-1 receptor 4-like — translation MDNTDLAIGLIFLIETTIGVLGNFSLIGHYIILSFTEYEWRSTDFIHKHLIGANVLALLCKGVPQTMASFGRKYFLSDLGCKLLSFLHRVGRGVSIGSICTLSVYQAVTISPRNSRWAELKVKAPKYIFPSIFLCWILQMLVNIIFPIYLTRTSSDKNITDKKEFGYCSSDRHDKMEDSLFGVLLSFPDVLCLGLMLWSSISVVFLLYRHKQRVQHIRRTTASSRTSPEARATKTILLLVSTFVYFYTLSSVFQLVISLFDNPSMILVQFAAVVSLCFPTVSPFLLLATTPRYSRYRRYRRSALQGEGR, via the exons ATGGACAACACGGATCTGGCAATCGGTCTGATCTTCTTAATAGAGACTACCATTGGAGTCCTGGGTAATTTCTCACTTATCGGTCATTATATCATCCTTTCCTTCACTGAGTATGAGTGGAGGTCCACAGATTTCATTCATAAGCACCTGATTGGAGCCAACGTCTTAGCCCTGCTCTGTAAAGGAGTCCCCCAGACTATGGCATCATTTGGGCGGAAATATTTCCTCAGTGACCTGGGATGcaaacttctttcctttcttcacagagtggggaggggagtgtcCATTGGTAGCATCTGCACCTTGAGTGTGTACCAGGCCGTCACAATCAGCCCTAGGAACTCCAGGTGGGCAGAGCTTAAAGTTAAAGCtcccaaatatattttccccTCAATTTTCCTGTGTTGGATCCTGCAAATGCTGGTAAATATCATTTTTCCCATCTACTTAACAAGGACATCGAGTGATAAGAACATCACAGACAAAAAGGAATTTGGATACTGTTCTTCAGATCGTCATGACAAAATGGAAGACTCACTGTTTGGAGTGTTGTTATCATTCCCTGATGTGTTATGTTTGGGGCTCATGCTCTGGTCCAGCATCTCCGTGGTTTTTCTTCTGTACAGACACAAGCAGCGGGTCCAACATATTAGAAGAACCACTGCTTCTTCCAGGacatccccagaggccagagCCACCAAAACCATCCTTCTCCTGGTGAGCacctttgtctatttttacaCCCTCTCCTCCGTCTTTCAACTTGTAATCAGTCTTTTTGATAATCCCAGCATGATCCTTGTGCAGTTCGCTGCAGTCGTGTCTCTGTGTTTCCCAACTGTCAGCCCCTTTCTGCTCCTAGCCACAACGCCAAGGTATTCAAGATACCGAAG ATACCGAAGGTCTGCTTTGCAAGGAGAAGGAAGATAA